A genomic region of Sander vitreus isolate 19-12246 chromosome 11, sanVit1, whole genome shotgun sequence contains the following coding sequences:
- the LOC144525904 gene encoding thrombospondin-type laminin G domain and EAR repeat-containing protein-like translates to MLACRSLLLTWVLLAAGARSQSWRPCTDLLPLDLLSRALPRPGQAPPPQVGQVQMVQSKGSRGLRLAGAEATVLSFPASQIFSNCDYFPAEFSLVATMKIPRLRQKRNEYIFSVVEEGSDSLLLGLRVSENCLHFLVLPPGVGGRSRLSFKGVGLDDNRWHTVVLAVSGLYATLTVDCGLPLELKQAQSFPSALSTRGSRFFISSRRRMRGRFSGLLRQLVLLPGSDATSRLCPTSDPSLAELSVPQVLRSTPLQPDHRGPLYPYEAEARVTLGSPPPCSGPEQGQLWFNAQRKGLFICDGLTWTTLLHNPERLDYVEDYQDLYTSSETFDVEIFSIPSEGLFMAAANRDSRPGSGIYRWRNGSFQLYQNISTQEARAWKHFTIAGKIFLVVANSREAEPELSVIYRWNQRRRRFLRHQTLETHAALDWEAFHMHNHSFLVVANHRRDSNHNILSVIYRWNPDTQLFEVNQTVATSGAYDWEFFSVGPYHFLAVANTFDGQTTTISSTVYVWLDGRFQIFQSIPTVGATDWETFQIHGRVFLAVANSQKVSQRGPSLYSINSTVYELNTLTQTFIRFQDILTHSAVDWEFFTVGEEKFLVVANSHDGISYSLNSVVYRWQGYEGFVAVHSLPTFGCRDWEHFSTDQGSFLVYSSATSRLSKVFKLRTY, encoded by the exons ACCTGCTGCCCCTTGACCTGCTGTCCAGAGCCCTGCCACGCCCAGGACAGGCCCCGCCCCCACAGGTAGGACAG GTGCAGATGGTTCAGTCCAAAGGGTCCAGAGGTCTCCGATTGGCCGGCGCCGAGGCAACAGTGCTGAGTTTCCCCGCCTCCCAAATCTTCAGCAACTGCGACTACTTCCCTGCTGAGTTCTCATTGGTCGCCACCATGAAGATACCGAGACTGAGACAGAAG aGGAACGAGTACATCTTCTCCGTGGTGGAGGAGGGATCTGATTCGCTGTTGCTCGGGCTGCGAGTCTCAGAGAACTGCCTTCACTTCCTGGTCCTGCCCCCCGGTGTCGGAGGGCGGAGCCGGCTGAGCTTTAAGGGCGTTGGACTGGACGATAACCGCTGGCACACGGTGGTGCTGGCTGTCAGCGGACTGTACGCCACGCTGACCGTCGACTGTGGACTGCCTCTGGAGCT TAAACAGGCCCAGTCCTTCCCCAGCGCTCTGAGCACCAGAGGGTCCAGGTTCTTCATCAGTAGCCGGAGGAGGATGAGGGGACGCTTCTCT gGTTTATTGCGTCAGCTGGTTCTACTTCCTGGTTCAGACGCTACGTCCAGACTGTGTCCGACCTCTGACCCCAGCCTGGCCGAGCTGTCCGTCCCCCAGGTCCTCAGGTCCACGCCTCTCCAGCCCGACCACCGTGGACCGCTTTACCCGTACG AGGCGGAGGCCAGAGTGACTTTGGGGAGCCCTCCTCCGTGCTCAGGACCAGAGCAGGGCCAGCTGTGGTTTAACGCTCAGAGGAAAGGTCTGTTCATCTGTGACGGACTCACATGGACCACTCTGCTGCACA ATCCGGAGCGTTTGGACTACGTGGAGGACTACCAGGATCTGTACACCAGCTCCGAAACCTTCGATGTCGAAATCTTCTCCATCCCGTCTGAGGGCCTGTTCATGGCCGCAGCCAACAG GGACTCGCGGCCCGGCTCGGGTATCTACCGATGGAGGAACGGGTCGTTCCAGCTTTACCAGAACATCAGCACTCAGGAGGCCCGAGCCTGGAAACACTTCACCATCGCCGGCAAG ATTTTCCTGGTGGTGGCGAACTCCAGGGAGGCGGAGCCTGAGCTGTCCGTGATCTACCGGTGGAATCAGCGGCGACGGCGTTTCCTCCGTCACCAGACTCTGGAGACGCACGCTGCTCTGGACTGGGAGGCCTTCCACATGCACAACCACAGCTTTCTAGTCGTGGCCAATCACAGACGAG ACTCCAACCACAACATCCTCAGTGTGATCTACAGATGGAACCCcgacacacag CTGTTCGAGGTGAACCAGACTGTGGCCACCTCCGGGGCGTATGACTGGGAGTTCTTCTCCGTGGGACCGTACCACTTCCTGGCGGTCGCCAACACCTTCGACGGCCAGACCACCACCATCAGCTCCACCGTCTACGTCTGGCTGGACGGACGCTTCCAGATCTTCCAGAGCATCCCG aCAGTGGGAGCGACTGACTGGGAGACGTTCCAGATCCATGGCCGGGTGTTTCTGGCCGTGGCCAACAGTCAGAAGGTTTCTCAGCGCGGGCCGAGTCTCTACAGCATCAACTCCACCGTGTACGAACTCAACACGCTCACACAGACCTTCATACGCTTCCAGGACATCCTCACACACAG CGCGGTGGACTGGGAGTTCTTCACCGTGGGAGAGGAGAAGTTTTTGGTCGTGGCCAACTCTCACGACGGCATCTCGTACTCTCTGAACAGCGTCGTCTACAG GTGGCAGGGTTACGAGGGCTTCGTTGCGGTCCACagtctgccgacgtttggctgCAGAGACTGGGAACACTTCAGCACCGACCAAGGCTCCTTCCTCGTCTACTCCAGCGCCACTTCAAGGCTCAGCAAGGTCTTCAAACTGAGGACTTACTGA